The DNA region CGAATTTAAGTATCATCATCCAAACAATACTGCCAGAGAACGAGAACGACGTGTAGGAAATAACAAAGTTCCAGCCTCACGTTTTTACTTACCTTCTACTAATAGTTCCGACGGTGCGTTCTGCTTAAATTTGTTTGAATTCAGTTTTATGAAATGCACTTACTCTTATGTGTATTTATCTAATATCTTTCCAGGAGATGTAGATAGTGCGGATAATGAAGAAGAGACGGATTCTGAAGTACACTATCGTATGAAAAATAATCATGAGTCCAACAATCATAATGAAacgcaacagcaacaacagcaacgaTTTGCGTTTgaggataataataaaaatgaatttttaaatccaGATTCTTCAGCAACCGTTATCATGTCTGGAAattcttatttaaataattctcaaGGGTTACTTCGACCAAGTCAATTGTTCAGAAACAGGGTTAAACATGAAACGAAGCTTTGAAGCTTCTGTTTTTATTCATAGTATTTTAGGAATTGTATAATAGCTAATTGAAGGTTTGAAACAAGAAGACTGTACATgatctatttttataaaattattaatttcttatgcGCGTATTTTTTAACGTTCTTATGATATTCAGATTAACGTTTCTAAGGGTTAGATGCTAACCATAAGAATTGTACATAAAAGAGGAGTGAATATAGACTTAATAGACttctatatattctataaaCTTCATAGACTAATGCTGTTACATTTGTTCCTTGTAAATGATGATACAACTATGTACAAAAAAGCATGTCAAACAACCGAGTATGTGTTTATTTTTACGATGTAAGTAAATACATACGATCTGAAAAGTTTTGATATTTTCTGCATAAcatacaatttcttttttaataaattattaattctctTATTTGTATTCTGGAAGAAAATATATAGTTTAAACTCTTTATAATGttaattactttatatatacGGTACTTTTTGATATGATGGATTATATAAACAGATAAGATATTTGAactcattatatttattttatattaaaaaatagatacatatgtatttaaattatacaattatcataaactattgtttaaattatttcagCCTTTTTCTTGGTAAAGAACGAATTAACAAAAGATATTCTTCACTAATTATTAACTTATTAGTGATTAAGGTGTTGAGTTTACAAATATAAGTCAGAAATACAAATAGAAAAATGGATATACAAGTGTCGAAAATGTCTATTTTCCTCATATtgtacatggtatatcgttatatatattaatatataaactaATAATTGTGTGtaacattagaaaatatttatatccatATAAATACCTTATATAAATCTGTATATTGTGCATCAGTATCAGTTTCTTAGAAAACTGACTTTATATTAAAGTCACTATTTTATAAATTGGCAATTTCAAATATACAATAGCagttaacgaaatattgcacATATAAATTAGTTAACAAagatatattttcttaaatattgtgATTTGCAttgtatgcatataccttatagaataatttcatttttaaaattcctagTCAGTTCTTTGTGCGGTAAGACAATcgaatttaatacaattttctctGCTGCCAAACGTACACTCGTACCTAgaatataaatagtaaaaatatatatatactcatCTTCTTGTGTAAATAATCAATGAATAGACTATTTACCGAGGATTGTTATAGAAGGATTCAATTTTCCATTAGTGTTAAACAAGGGCAAGTTTTCCATTTTCGCAAATGGTTTGTCAGGATTAGGATCACATGGTGTTCCTTCTATCCTTGCCCATTCTCCCACATAGCTGCTTTTCCCAACAATACTGTGTAATACAATAGAATGTGCCTGAATATGAGCATTGGCTAATATAATTGACTCCCTTATTCTAACACCACAGGCAATGACAGCATTTGGGCCTATGCTTACATTTGGACCTAGCTACAAATcaaatatttcatgaaatttatatttaattaatgtttCATGATTTTATAAGAACCAAATATCTATAAGAGCTTTTTACCACTGCTGTTTCGTGAACAGTAGCAGAAGGATGAATATAGATATCACCAATAATCTGAAAAGTTCCATTAACTGTAGAAGCAAGACGGTCTGGATGTTTTGCTTTATACAAAGCTAAATAGTGACGATTGGCATATATAGCAGAACCTGCAGTCTTAACTTGCGACCACCATTTTAGAACAGGTAAAGCAAATAAACGACCAGTTCCAGCTAAACGCATTAATATGTCTTGTTCTAGTGATATATGAGCTGGATCTTTACCATTACCATTAAATTGcctataaagtagtagtatttAGTCAAAATTCTTAAATATAAGAGACTTTCCAAAAA from Bombus terrestris chromosome 14, iyBomTerr1.2, whole genome shotgun sequence includes:
- the LOC100650129 gene encoding mannose-1-phosphate guanyltransferase alpha-A; its protein translation is MILKSVILIGGPSKGTRFRPLSLDIPKPLFPVAGLPVIQHHIEACSKVDNLSEILIIGSYLASDLSQFIQEMISTYKISIRYLQEFIPLGTAGGLYHFRDQIRSGGPTYFFVMNGDVCADFSLQEIVDYHKEKQALLTIMATEATRQQSLNFGCMVLDKEGKVAHYVEKPSTFVSTLINCGIYLASLDIFQTMADVFYARQNQESFTQFNGNGKDPAHISLEQDILMRLAGTGRLFALPVLKWWSQVKTAGSAIYANRHYLALYKAKHPDRLASTVNGTFQIIGDIYIHPSATVHETAVLGPNVSIGPNAVIACGVRIRESIILANAHIQAHSIVLHSIVGKSSYVGEWARIEGTPCDPNPDKPFAKMENLPLFNTNGKLNPSITILGTSVRLAAEKIVLNSIVLPHKELTRNFKNEIIL